One Brassica oleracea var. oleracea cultivar TO1000 chromosome C7, BOL, whole genome shotgun sequence genomic window carries:
- the LOC106306255 gene encoding proline-rich receptor-like protein kinase PERK1 translates to MSSAPSPGTGSPPSPPSNSTTTTPPPASAPPPTTPSSPPPPSTIPTSPPPSSRSTPSAPPPSPPTPSTPGSPPPLPQPSPPAPTTPGSPPAPVTPPTRNPPPSVPGPPSNPSREGGSPRPPSSPSPPSPSSDGLSTGVVVGIAIGGVALLVIVTLICLLCKKKRRRDEEDAYYVPPPPPPGPKAGGPYGGQQQQWRQQNATPPSDHVVTSLPPPPKAPSPPRQPPPPPPPPFMSSSGGSDYSDRPVLPPPSPGLVLGFSKSTFTYEELARATNGFSEANLLGQGGFGYVHKGVLPSGKEVAVKQLKVGSGQGEREFQAEVEIISRVHHRHLVSLVGYCIAGAKRLLVYEFVPNNNLEFHLHGEGRPTMEWSTRLKIALGSAKGLSYLHEDCNPKIIHRDIKASNILIDFKFEAKVADFGLAKIASDTNTHVSTRVMGTFGYLAPEYAASGKLTEKSDVFSFGVVLLELITGRRPVDANNVYVDDSLVDWARPLLNRASEQGDFEGLADAKMNNGYDREEMARMVACAAACVRHSARRRPRMSQIVRALEGNVSLSDLNEGMRPGQSNVYSSYGGSTDYDSSQYNEDMKKFRKMALGTQEYNATGEYSNPTSDYGLYPSGSSSEGQTTREMEMGKIKRTGQGYSGPSL, encoded by the exons ATGTCCTCGGCGCCGTCTCCGGGGACTGGTTCGCCTCCATCTCCACCATCAAACTCCACAACCACCACTCCTCCTCCAGCTTCCGCTCCTCCTCCCACCACACCTTCTTCTCCTCCGCCGCCATCCACTATTCCGACATCTCCTCCTCCTTCTTCTCGCTCTACACCTTCTGCTCCTCCTCCATCTCCACCAACTCCATCTACGCCGGGATCTCCACCTCCTCTTCCTCAGCCGTCTCCACCCGCTCCAACTACGCCCGGATCTCCACCCGCACCTGTTACTCCTCCTACTCGAAACCCTCCACCTTCAGTCCCAGGACCACCGTCCAATCCTTCACGCGAAGGAGGATCTCCTCGACCTCCATCTTCTCCCTCGCCGCCGTCTCCTTCTTCCGACGGTTTATCAACAGGAGTGGTGGTGGGAATCGCCATCGGAGGAGTCGCTCTGCTTGTGATAGTGACTCTGATTTGTCTCCTCTGTAAGAAGAAACGACGGAGAGACGAAGAAGATGCTTACTATGTTCCTCCGCCACCTCCTCCTGGTCCCAAAG CCGGAGGACCTTACGGTGGACAGCAGCAACAATGGCGGCAACAAAACGCAACACCACCGTCAGATCATGTCGTGACGTCACTACCACCACCACCTAAGGCTCCATCTCCACCACGGCAACCTCCTCCACCTCCACCACCGCCTTTCATGAGCAGCAGCGGCGGCTCCGACTACTCGGACCGTCCAGTTCTTCCTCCACCGTCTCCAGGGCTTGTGTTAGGCTTCTCCAAAAGCACTTTCACATACGAGGAGCTAGCTAGAGCCACCAATGGTTTCTCCGAGGCGAACTTGTTAGGACAAGGCGGGTTCGGTTACGTGCACAAAGGTGTGTTGCCTAGTGGGAAAGAAGTTGCTGTGAAGCAGTTGAAAGTTGGGAGTGGTCAGGGAGAGAGGGAGTTTCAGGCAGAGGTTGAGATCATCAGCAGAGTTCACCACAGGCATCTGGTGTCTCTTGTTGGTTATTGCATCGCCGGTGCCAAAAGATTGCTTGTCTATGAGTTTGTTCCTAACAACAATCTCGAGTTTCACCTCCATG GCGAGGGACGGCCTACAATGGAATGGAGCACCAGATTGAAGATTGCTCTTGGATCTGCTAAAGGACTTTCTTATCTTCATGAAGATT GCAATCCTAAAATCATTCACCGTGATATCAAGGCTTCAAACATATTGATAGATTTCAAGTTTGAAGCTAAG GTTGCTGATTTTGGTCTTGCTAAGATTGCTTCTGATACAAACACGCATGTATCAACACGTGTGATGGGAACCTTTGGGTACTTGGCTCCGGAATACGCTGCAAGCGGAAAGCTCACGGAGAAGTCTGACGTTTTCTCATTTGGCGTTGTGCTTTTGGAGCTCATTACTGGACGTCGACCCGTTGATGCCAACAATGTCTATGTAGATGACAGCTTAGTTGACTGG GCACGACCATTGCTTAACCGAGCATCTGAGCAAGGAGACTTTGAGGGTTTAGCTGATGCAAAGATGAATAATGGGTATGACAGAGAGGAGATGGCTCGCATGGTTGCTTGTGCTGCGGCTTGTGTTCGCCATTCAGCTCGCCGCAGACCTCGCATGAGCCAG ATTGTGCGTGCGTTAGAAGGAAATGTATCACTGTCAGATCTTAACGAAGGGATGAGACCAGGTCAAAGCAATGTATACAGCTCATACGGAGGAAGCACCGATTATGACTCGAGCCAGTACAATGAAGACATGAAGAAGTTTAGGAAAATGGCACTTGGAACTCAAGAGTACAACGCCACGGGTGAGTACAGTAATCCGACCAGTGACTATGGACTGTACCCGTCTGGTTCAAGCAGCGAGGGCCAAACCACACGCGAAATGGAGATGGGGAAGATTAAGAGAACCGGTCAGGGTTATAGTGGACCTTCTCTTTAA